The Metabacillus schmidteae nucleotide sequence GAAACCTTGCAACTGGTAGCGAAGTAGAAGTTGGGGAAGCTGTTGGTATCATTGCTGCTCAATCTATCGGTGAACCAGGTACACAGTTAACAATGCGTACATTCCATACAGGTGGGGTTGCCGGAGACGATATCACTCAAGGTTTACCTCGTATCCAAGAGTTATTTGAAGCTAGAAATCCTAAAGGTCAAGCGATCATTTCTGAAATTAATGGTGTTGTAGCTGAAATCAACGAAGTACGCGATAAGCAGCAGGAGATTGTCATTCAAGGTGAAGTAGAATCTCGTTCTTATACAGCTCCTTATAATGCAAGACTAAAAGTTACTCAAGGTGATAAAATCGAGAGTGGTCAGGTCTTAACAGAAGGTTCTATTGATCCTAAAGAACTATTAAAAGTGAAGGATTTACAAGCAGTTCAACAATACCTATTACGTGAAGTGCAAAAAGTATACCGTATGCAAGGGGTAGAAATCGGCGATAAGCACGTAGAAGTTATGGTACGACAAATGCTTCGTAAAGTTCGTGTTATGGATGCAGGTGATACAGATGTATTACCAGGTACTTTATTGGATGTTCATCAGTTTACTGATGCGAATAAACAAGTGTTGTTAGATGGTAAACGCCCTGCAACAGGTCGTCCTGTATTACTTGGTATTACAAAAGCATCTCTGGAAACAGATTCCTTCCTATCTGCAGCATCATTCCAAGAAACAACTCGTGTTCTTACAGATGCAGCAATTAAAGGAAAACGTGATGAATTACTAGGTCTGAAAGAAAATGTTATCATCGGTAAGCTAGTTCCTGCGGGTACCGGTATGCCGAGATATCGTCAAGCAGAACCAATTGCAAAAGTTGAACAAACTGAGGAAGTTGTTTCTGTAGACTAAAATATAAATTCAGCTCATTGAGGTTTTTCCTCAATGAGCTGTATAGTTGATAGACGAAGTACTTAGAAAAAGCTGAATAAAGTTTTTTTAAACCGTGTTGACATCTATCAATTACAATGTTACTATATTCAAGGTGCTCGATCTTAAACCTGTTGCTTTGGAGGATATTTGATTATGTCTTATGATAAAGTATCACAGGCAAATGAAATCATTGTTGGTACTAAGCAATCAGTTAAAGCTCTCTTAAACAATCATGTTAAGGAAATTGTAATTGCTGAGGATGCTGATGATCATGTTCTTCACAAGGTCATTCAAACAGCAGTACAGCAGCAAGTACCCTTAATTAAAGTTGAATCTATGAAAAAGCTTGGGAAAGCTTGTGGAATAGAAGTAGGAGCTGCGGCTGTAGCTATAATCCGGTAAAAAGTGTTTTTGCAAGATTAATTATTGCAGAAACTTTGTTTTTGCCTAAATATGAACCACCTGGATGTGTGGTATTAAATAAAGAAGGGAGGAAAACAAAAATGCCTACTATTAATCAATTAGTGCGTAAAGGTCGCGTAAGCAAAATTGAGAAATCAAAATCACCTGCATTAAACAAAGGTTACAACAGCTTCAAAAAAGAGCAAACTAACGTATCTTCACCTCAAAAACGTGGTGTATGTACTCGTGTAGGTACGATGACGCCAAAGAAACCAAACTCAGCGCTTCGTAAATATGCTCGTGTTCGTTTAACTAACGGAATCGAAGTTACAGCATACATTCCTGGTATTGGTCACAACCTACAAGAACACAGCGTTGTTCTTATCCGTGGTGGACGTGTAAAAGACTTACCGGGGGTACGTTATCACATCGTTCGTGGTGCGTTAGATACTGCTGGTGTTGATGGTCGTATGCAAGGCCGTTCTAAATACGGTACTAAACGTCCTAAAGCAGCAAAAAAATAATGAACAAAAATTAAAATAAAAACCAAAAATGAAAGGAGGACATAACATGCCACGTAAAGGTCCTGTAACAAAAAGAGACGTATTACCAGATCCACTTTACAATTCAAAGCTTGTTACACGTTTAGTAAACAGAATTATGATCGACGGAAAAAGAGGTAAAGCACAATCTGTACTTTACAATGCTTTCGATTTAATTAAAGAACGTTCAGGTAATGATGCAATGGAAGTGTTTGAACAAGCACTTAAAAACATCATGCCAGTTCTTGAAGTTAAAGCTCGTCGTGTTGGTGGTGCTAACTACCAAGTACCTGTAGAAGTACGTCCAGATCGTCGTACTACTTTAGGTTTACGTTGGTTAGTAAACTACGCTCGTCTTCGTGGAGAAAAAACGATGGAAGAGCGTTTAGCTAACGAAATTCTTGACGCTGCTAACAATACTGGTGCAGCAGTTAAGAAACGTGAAGATACTCATAAAATGGCTGAAGCAAATAAAGCATTTGCTCACTATCGTTGGTAATCAATACACTTTAAATACACTAAATTTTCCTATAAGGAAGGAGAAATTACCCAATGGCAAGAGAGTTCTCCTTAGCAAATACTCGTAATATCGGAATCATGGCTCATATTGATGCTGGTAAAACAACAACTACTGAGCGTGTTCTTTATTACACTGGTCGTATTCATAAAATTGGTGAAACTCATGAAGGTGCATCACAGATGGACTGGATGGAGCAAGAACAAGAACGTGGAATCACGATCACATCTGCTGCAACAACTGCACAGTGGAAAGGCCACCGTGTAAACATCATCGATACTCCAGGACACGTAGACTTCACAGTTGAAGTTGAACGTTCACTTCGTGTACTTGATGGTGCTGTTGCAGTACTTGATGCTCAATCTGGTGTTGAGCCTCAAACAGAAACGGTTTGGCGTCAAGCTACAACTTATGGAGTACCACGTGTTGTGTTCGTAAATAAAATGGACAAAATCGGTGCGGACTTCTTATATTCTGTTAAAACTTTGCATGAACGCCTTCAAGCGAATGCTCACCCAATCCAGTTACCAATTGGTGCGGAAGATCAATTCGCAGGTATCATTGACTTAGTTGAAATGAACGCTACGTTCTATGGTAATGATTTAGGAACTGATATCCAAGTTGGAGAAATTCCTGAAGAATACCAAGATCAAGCAAACGAGTACCGTGAAAGCTTAGTTGAAGCAGTTGCTGAACTTGATGAAGAATTAATGGAAAGATACCTTGGTGGTGAAGAAATCTCTAACGAAGAGCTTAAAGCTGCCATTCGTAAAGGTACTGTAAATGTTGATTTTTATCCAGTAATCTGTGGATCTGCTTTCAAAAACAAAGGTGTTCAAAAAATGCTAGATGCTGTAATCGACTACCTTCCATCTCCATTAGATGTACCTGCAATTAAAGGTACTCTTCCTGATACAGATGAAGAAGTAACTCGTGAATCTAGCGATGAAGGTCCTTTTGCTGCATTAGCATTTAAAGTAATGACAGACCCTTATGTTGGTAAACTTACATTCTTCCGTGTTTACTCTGGTACTCTAAGTTCTGGATCTTATATCCAAAACTCTACTAAAGGTAAACGTGAGCGTGTAGGTCGTATCCTTCAGATGCACGCAAACAGCCGTGAAGAAATCTCCCAAGTTTATGCTGGGGATATCGCAGCAGCTGTTGGTTTGAAAGATACAACTACTGGTGATACTCTATGTGATGACAAAAATCTTGTTATTCTAGAGTCAATGGAGTTCCCAGAGCCAGTTATCCAACTATCTGTTGAACCAAAATCTAAAGCAGACCAAGATAAAATGACAACTGCTTTACAAAAACTTCAAGAAGAAGATCCAACTTTCAGAGCACATACTGATGCAGAAACTGGTCAAACAATTATTGCTGGTATGGGTGAGCTTCACTTAGATATTCTTGTTGATCGTATGAAACGTGAATTCAAAGTAGAAGCAAATGTTGGTGCTCCACAGGTTGCATATCGTGAAACATTCCGCCAAGGCGCTAAAGTCGAAGGTAAATTCGCTCGTCAATCTGGTGGTCGTGGACAATTCGGACACGTATGGATCGAGTTTGAACCTAATGAAGAAGGTAAAGGTTTTGAGTTTGAAAACAAAATCGTTGGTGGGGTAGTACCTCGTGAATATGTACCTGCTGTTCAAGCTGGTCTTGAAGATGCAATGCAAAACGGTGTATTAGCTGGTTATCCATTAGTTGATGTTAAAGCTGCATTAGTTGATGGTTCTTACCATGATGTTGACTCAAGTGAGATGGCGTTTAAAGTTGCGGCTTCATTAGCTCTTAAAAACGCTGTATCAAAATGTAGCCCGGTAATTTTAGAGCCTGTTATGAAAGTTGAAGTAGTAGTGCCTGAAGAATACATGGGTGATATCATGGGTCAAGTAACAGCTCGTCGTGGACGCGTTGAAGGTATGGAAGCTCGTGGTAATGCACAAGTTGTACGTGCAATGATTCCTCTTTCTGAAATGTTTGGTTATGCTACGGCATTACGTTCAAGTACTCAAGGTCGCGGTGTTTTCACTATGCACTTTGATCACTATGAAGAAGTACCAAAATCAGTTTCAGAAGAAATTATCAAAAAAAATAAAGGTGAGTAATTGATTTTTACCCCTTTTATGAAGTATAACTACTTATGTGAGAACAGAGAGTGATGAATTCACTTTCTGTTACATATATCCTAAAAAATATAATCTCTAAGGAGGATTTTTAGAATGGCTAAAGAAAAATTCGACCGTTCCAAAACGCATGCTAATATCGGTACAATCGGACACGTTGACCATGGTAAAACAACTTTAACAGCTGCTATCACAACTGTACTTGCTAAGCGCAGTGGTAAAGGTGCAGCTATGGCATATGATATGATCGACGCTGCTCCAGAAGAGCGTGAGCGTGGAATCACAATCTCAACTGCACACGTTGAGTATGAAACTGACACTCGTCACTATGCACACGTTGACTGCCCAGGACACGCTGACTATGTTAAAAACATGATCACTGGTGCTGCTCAAATGGATGGTGGGATCCTAGTAGTATCTGCTGCTGACGGCCCAATGCCACAAACTCGTGAGCACATCCTATTATCTCGTCAAGTAGGTGTACCATACCTTGTTGTATTCTTAAACAAATGTGACATGGTTGATGACGAAGAATTATTAGAACTAGTTGAAATGGAAGTTCGTGACTTACTTTCTGAGTACGATTTCCCAGGCGATGATGTTCCTGTAATCAAAGGTTCTGCTCTTAAAGCTCTTGAAGGAGAAGCTGAGTGGGAAGAAAAAATCATCGAGCTTATGAATGCTGTTGATGAATACATCCCAACTCCAGAGCGTGACACTGAAAAACCATTCATGATGCCAGTTGAGGATGTATTCTCAATCACTGGTCGTGGAACTGTTGCTACAGGTCGTGTTGAGCGTGGACAAGTTAAAGTTGGTGACGTAATTGATATCATCGGTTTAACTGAAGAGCCAAAATCAACTACTGTAACAGGTGTTGAAATGTTCCGTAAACTTCTTGATTATGCTGAAGCTGGTGACAACATCGGTGCACTTCTTCGTGGGGTTGCTCGTGACGATATCCAACGTGGACAAGTACTTGCTAAGCCAGGTACAATCACTCCACACACTAAATTCAAAGCAGAAGTTTACGTTTTATCAAAAGAAGAAGGTGGACGTCACACTCCATTCTTCACTAACTACCGTCCTCAGTTCTACTTCCGTACAACTGATGTAACTGGTATTTGTAATCTTCCTGAAGGCGTAGAAATGGTTATGCCTGGAGATAACGTAGAAATGTCTGTTGAACTTATCGCTCCAATCGCGATTGAAGAAGGAACTAAATTCTCAATCCGTGAAGGTGGACGTACTGTAGGCGCAGGCGTTGTTGCTACAATCGTTGAGTAATTATTAAAATAGTAAAGACGAGCTTCCTAGCTCGTCTTTTTTTGTGTTTAGTAATTTATAAATTTGTTAAATCTCTATGTACTCTAGGTTGATAGAGGAGGCGGTTGCGCTTTTGTTCATGTGTTGTATATTGCATGTTAATATTGTCTGCTCTTTTCTTCTATATAATATGTTTAATTTATATATAAAAAGTCATAAATAAAAAGTATGAAGTGATCATTAATTCTTACAGATTAAACCAATCGTGAAATCCTTGATCTTCATCATAAATCTATGTATAATATGAAAAGTGCTTAAGAAACCAAGATTTATAAATTTATTCTTGCATCTATTATAAGTTTTATGTATAATAGACAATGTTGGTCTTTGACTGCGATGAAGCAGGAGGTTGCCGATACACACGGCCGCTTTGCCATGGCGTGTGTAGGGAAAATTCTTGCGGAGAAAATGTCTATTTTAAAAGTAGGCGAAAAGGAGGGAAAATAATGGCAAAACAAAAGATCCGTATTCGTTTAAAAGCATATGATCACAGAATTCTTGATCAGTCTGCTGAGAAAATTGTTGAAACTGCAAAACGTTCTGGTGCAAATGTATCTGGTCCGATTCCATTACCGACTGAAAGATCAGTGTACACAATCCTACGTGCGGTTCATAAGTACAAAGATTCTCGTGAGCAATTCGAAATGCGTACGCATAAGCGTTTAATTGATATCATCAGCCCAACACCACAAACTGTTGATGCATTAATGCGTTTAGACTTACCGTCTGGTGTTGACATTGAAATCAAATTATAATTCTTGAAATAAATTAGAAAAGATTATTAGGAGGTGTGACTCATGACCAAAGGAATCTTAGGAAGAAAAATTGGTATGACGCAAGTGTTTGCAGAAAATGGTGATCTAATTCCGGTAACTGTTATCGAAGCTGCTCCAAACGTTGTTCTTCAAAAGAAAACTGTTGAAACTGATGGGTATAATGCTGTTCAATTAGGTTTTGAAGACAAACGTGAAAAGCTTTCTAACAAACCTGAAAAAGGACATGTTGCGAAAGCAAATACTGCACCTAAGCGCTTCGTTAAAGAACTTCGTGAAGCAAGCTTAGAGCAAATCGAAGTTGGTCAAGAAGTCAAAGTTGATATTTTCACAGCAGGTGAAACTGTAGATGTAACAGGAATTTCTAAAGGGAAAGGTTTCCAAGGTGCAATCAAGCGCCACGGACAATCTCGTGGACCTATGTCTCACGGTTCTCGTTACCATCGTCGCCCGGGTTCAATGGGACCTGTAGCACCAAACCGTGTATTCAAAAACAAATTATTACCTGGTCGTATGGGTGGAGAACGAATCACTGTTCAAAACTTAGAGATCGTTAAAGTAGATGCAGAACGCAATCTATTATTAATCAAAGGTAATGTTCCAGGACCTAAAAAAGCCCTAATTACTGTGAAAAGTGCAGTTAAATCTAAATAATTTCACTAGGAAAGGAGGAATTGGGTAATGCCGAAAGTAGCATTATTAAACCAATCTGGATCTAATGTTGGAGAAATCGAACTTAATGATTCTGTATTTGGTATTGAACCTAATCAGCATGTATTATTTGAAGCGGTTATCATGCAAAGAGCTTCCTTACGTCAAGGAACTCACAAAGTAAAAAATCGTTCTGAAGTAGCAGGCGGAGGTCGTAAACCTTGGCGTCAAAAGGGTACTGGTCGTGCTCGTCAAGGATCTATTCGTTCTCCACAATGGCGCGGTGGTGGTATCGTATTTGGCCCAACTCCACGTTCATACGCTTATAAGTTACCTAAAAAAGTTCGCCGTTTAGCTATCAAATCAGCTTTATCATCTAAAGTAGTTGACAACAGCATCGTTGTATTAGAAGACTTAGCACTTAACGCACCAAAAACAAAAGAAATGGCTTCTGTATTAAAAGGTCTTTCTGTTGAGAAAAAAGCGTTAATTGTTACAGCTGACAACAACGAAAATGTTGCATTATCAGCACGTAATATCCCAGGAGTAACAGTTGTTACTGCTAATGGTGTTAACGTACTTGATGTACTAAACCATGATAAACTAATTATGACGAAAGCAGCGGTGCAAAAAGTAGAGGAGGTGCTTGCATAATGAAAGATCCTCGTGATATTATTAAGCGCCCCGTAATCACTGAACGTTCAACTGATCTTATGTCAGAGAAAAAATACACGTTTGAAGTTGATGTTAAGGCTAATAAAACTGAAGTTAAAGATGCGATCGAATCAATCTTTGGTGTAAAAGTTGAAAAAGTAAACATCATGAACTATAAAGGTAAATTCAAACGCGTTGGTCGTTACAGCGGTTTAACTAACCGTCGTCGTAAAGCGATCATCAAGCTTACAGCTGATAGCAAAGAAATCGAATTATTCGAAGTATAATTTTTAATAGAAAAGGAGGGATATCGATATGGCGATTAAAAAATATAAACCAACCTCAAACGGTCGTCGTGGTATGACAGCATCTGACTTTGCTGAAATTACGACAGATCAACCAGAAAAATCGTTACTTGCACCTCTTCATAAAAAAGGTGGACGTAATAACCAAGGTAAATTAACAGTTCGTCACCAAGGTGGTGGACACAAACGCCAATATCGTGTGATCGATTTTAAACGCGACAAAGATGGTATACCAGGACGCGTTGCTACAATCGAGTACGATCCAAATCGTTCTGCAAACATCGCACTTATCAACTATGTTGATGGTGAAAAAAGATACATTCTTGCACCTAAAAATCTTCAAGTAGGTCTTGAAGTTATGTCAGGTCCTGAAGCAGATATCAAAGTAGGTAATGCACTTCCATTACAAAACATTCCTGTAGGTACTGTTGTACACAACATCGAATTAAAGCCTGGTAAAGGTGGTCAATTAGTTCGTTCTGCAGGTACTTCTGCTCAAGTATTAGGTAAAGAAGGTAAATATGTTCTTATCCGTTTGAACTCTGGTGAAGTTCGTATGATTCTTGCTACTTGCCGTGCTACAGTAGGTCAAGTTGGTAATGAACAACATGAACTTATCAATATTGGTAAAGCAGGTCGTTCTCGTTGGTTAGGTAAACGCCCAACTGTTCGTGGATCTGTAATGAACCCTAATGATCACCCACACGGTGGTGGTGAAGGACGCGCTCCAATCGGACGTAAATCACCAATGTCTCCATGGGGTAAACCAACTCTTGGAGCCAAAACTCGTAAGAAGAAAAACAAATCAGATAAGTTTATCGTGCGTCGTCGTAAAAAATAACGTGATTGAACTACGGTTCATTCGAACCGTAGCACGATCGCGAAGGGAGGTACAATCATGGGCCGTAGCTTAAAAAAAGGACCATTCGTTGATGATCATTTAATTAACAAAGTTGAAAAGTTAAATGAAACTGAGAAAAAGCAAGTTATTAAAACTTGGTCTCGTCGTTCTACAATTTTCCCACAATTCATTGGTCACACTATCGCTGTTTATGATGGACGTAAACATGTTCCTGTTTATGTAACTGAAGACATGGTAGGTCATAAACTAGGTGAATTCGCACCTACTCGTACTTACAAAGGTCATGCTAGTGATGACAAAAAAACAAGACGTTAATGAGAGGAGGCATTTAAATGCAACAATCTAAAGCTGTCGCAAGAACAGTTCGTATTGCTCCTCGTAAAGCTCGTTTAGTTCTAGATCTTATTCGAGGTAAGCAAGTAGGTGAAGCAGTGGCGATTTTAAATCACACACCAAAGGCTGCTTCTCCAATCATAGAGAAAGTATTAAAATCAGCAGTGGCAAACGCTGAGCATAACTATGAAATGGACATCAATAGCTTAGTTGTATCTGAAGCTTATGCAAACGAAGGTCCAACTCTTAAACGTTTCCGTCCACGCGCTATGGGTCGTGCAAGTGCTATTAACAAGCGCACAAGCCACATCACAATCATCTTAACAGAAAAGAAGGAGGGATAATCCGTGGGTCAAAAGGTAAATCCAGTCGGTCTTCGTATTGGAGTTATTCGTGATTGGGAGTCAAAATGGTTCGCAGGAAAAGACTACTCAACTCTTTTACATGAAGATATCAAAATTCGTGAATATGTTACTAAACGTCTTAGTGATGCATCTGTTTCTAAAATCGAAATCGAGCGTGCGGCTAACCGTGTAAACATTACAATCCACACTGCTAAACCTGGTATGGTAATCGGTAAAGGTGGTACGGAAGTTGAAGCTCTACGTAAAGCTCTTAACCAATTAACTGGTAAACGAGTTCACATTAACATTTTAGAAATCAAAAAAGCTGATTTAGATGCAAAATTAGTTGCTGAAAATATTGCACGTCAATTGGAAAACCGTATTTCTTTCCGTCGTGCTCAAAAACAAACAATCCAACGTGCTATGCGTGCTGGTGCACAAGGTATCAAAACTCAAGTGTCTGGTCGTCTAGGCGGAGCAGATATTGCGCGTGCAGAGCATTATAGCGAAGGAACAGTTCCACTACACACACTTCGTGCTGATATCGATTATGGAACAGCTGAAGCTGATACAACTTACGGTAAATTAGGCGTAAAAGTTTGGATCTATCGTGGAGAGGTTCTTCCTACTAAGAAGAAAAAAGAGGAAGGAGGAAATTAATTATGTTATTGCCAAAACGCGTAAAATATCGCAGAGAGCACCGTGGGAAAATGCGCGGTCGCGCTAAAGGCGGTACTGAAGTACATTTCGGTGAGTTCGGGATTCAAGCTTTAGAAGCTTCATGGATCACAAACCGCCAAATTGAAGCAGCTCGTATCGCGATGACTCGTTACATGAAACGTGGCGGAAAAGTTTGGATTAAAATCTTCCCTTCTAAGCCTTATACAGCAAAACCTTTAGAGGTTCGTATGGGATCTGGTAAAGGTGCTCCAGAAGGTTGGGTAGCAGTTGTAAAACCAGGTAAAGTAATGTTTGAAATCTCAGGTGTTTCTGAAGAGGTAGCACGTGAAGCATTACGTTTAGCTTCTCATAAATTGCCGATCAAAACGAAGTTCGTAAAACGTGAAGAAATTGGTGGTGAATCAAATGAAAGCTAATGATATTCGTGACCTAACCACTGCTGAAATTGAACAAAAAGTAAAATCTCTTAAAGAAGAGCTATTTAACCTTCGCTTTCAATTAGCGACAGGACAATTAGAAAATACTGCTCGCATCCGTGAAGTTCGTAAATCGATCGCTCGTATGAAAACTGTTATCCGTGAAAGAGAGCTCGCTGCTAATAATCGTTAATAAGAGAGGAGGTTTACAGAATGAGTGAACGTAACCAACGTAAAGTGTATACTGGTCGTGTTGTTTCTGACAAAATGGATAAAACTATCACAGTACTTGTTGAAACATACAAAACACATCCACTATACGGTAAACGTGTAAAATACTCTAAGAAATTAAAAGCTCATGATGAAAACAACCAAGCTAAAACAGGTGACATCGTAAAGATTATGGAAACTCGTCCATTATCAGCTACAAAACGTTTCCGTTTAGTAGAAGTTGTACAAGAAGCTATCATTATTTAATATTGTTCGGATAGTTAATTCCGAAGGGAGGTAACATAAGTGATCCAACAAGAATCTCGTTTAAAAGTTGCTGACAACTCTGGTGCTCGTGAAGTATTAACAATCAAAGTATTAGGTGGTTCTGGTCGTAAAACTGCTAATATCGGTGATGTAATTGTTTGTACGGTAAAACAAGCAACACCAGGTGGCGTTGTCAAAAAAGGTGATGTTGTTAAAGCTGTAATCGTCCGTACGAAGAGCGGTGCTCGTCGTTCAGATGGTTCTTACATCAAATTTGACGAAAATGCATGTGTTATCATTCGTGATGACAAAGGCCCTCGTGGTACTCGTATTTTCGGACCGGTTGCTCGTGAATTACGCGAAAACAACTTTATGAAAATCGTTTCTTTAGCTCCAGAAGTTCTATAATAAATTTCGATTGCCTTACTAAGGAGGTGCAACGAGGATGCATGTTAAAAAAGGTGATAAAGTAATGGTTATCTCTGG carries:
- the rpsQ gene encoding 30S ribosomal protein S17 produces the protein MSERNQRKVYTGRVVSDKMDKTITVLVETYKTHPLYGKRVKYSKKLKAHDENNQAKTGDIVKIMETRPLSATKRFRLVEVVQEAIII
- the rplB gene encoding 50S ribosomal protein L2 — protein: MAIKKYKPTSNGRRGMTASDFAEITTDQPEKSLLAPLHKKGGRNNQGKLTVRHQGGGHKRQYRVIDFKRDKDGIPGRVATIEYDPNRSANIALINYVDGEKRYILAPKNLQVGLEVMSGPEADIKVGNALPLQNIPVGTVVHNIELKPGKGGQLVRSAGTSAQVLGKEGKYVLIRLNSGEVRMILATCRATVGQVGNEQHELINIGKAGRSRWLGKRPTVRGSVMNPNDHPHGGGEGRAPIGRKSPMSPWGKPTLGAKTRKKKNKSDKFIVRRRKK
- the rpsJ gene encoding 30S ribosomal protein S10, whose product is MAKQKIRIRLKAYDHRILDQSAEKIVETAKRSGANVSGPIPLPTERSVYTILRAVHKYKDSREQFEMRTHKRLIDIISPTPQTVDALMRLDLPSGVDIEIKL
- the rplC gene encoding 50S ribosomal protein L3 translates to MTKGILGRKIGMTQVFAENGDLIPVTVIEAAPNVVLQKKTVETDGYNAVQLGFEDKREKLSNKPEKGHVAKANTAPKRFVKELREASLEQIEVGQEVKVDIFTAGETVDVTGISKGKGFQGAIKRHGQSRGPMSHGSRYHRRPGSMGPVAPNRVFKNKLLPGRMGGERITVQNLEIVKVDAERNLLLIKGNVPGPKKALITVKSAVKSK
- the rpsL gene encoding 30S ribosomal protein S12 yields the protein MPTINQLVRKGRVSKIEKSKSPALNKGYNSFKKEQTNVSSPQKRGVCTRVGTMTPKKPNSALRKYARVRLTNGIEVTAYIPGIGHNLQEHSVVLIRGGRVKDLPGVRYHIVRGALDTAGVDGRMQGRSKYGTKRPKAAKK
- the rpsS gene encoding 30S ribosomal protein S19 is translated as MGRSLKKGPFVDDHLINKVEKLNETEKKQVIKTWSRRSTIFPQFIGHTIAVYDGRKHVPVYVTEDMVGHKLGEFAPTRTYKGHASDDKKTRR
- the rpsC gene encoding 30S ribosomal protein S3; this encodes MGQKVNPVGLRIGVIRDWESKWFAGKDYSTLLHEDIKIREYVTKRLSDASVSKIEIERAANRVNITIHTAKPGMVIGKGGTEVEALRKALNQLTGKRVHINILEIKKADLDAKLVAENIARQLENRISFRRAQKQTIQRAMRAGAQGIKTQVSGRLGGADIARAEHYSEGTVPLHTLRADIDYGTAEADTTYGKLGVKVWIYRGEVLPTKKKKEEGGN
- the rpmC gene encoding 50S ribosomal protein L29, which codes for MKANDIRDLTTAEIEQKVKSLKEELFNLRFQLATGQLENTARIREVRKSIARMKTVIRERELAANNR
- the tuf gene encoding elongation factor Tu, which translates into the protein MAKEKFDRSKTHANIGTIGHVDHGKTTLTAAITTVLAKRSGKGAAMAYDMIDAAPEERERGITISTAHVEYETDTRHYAHVDCPGHADYVKNMITGAAQMDGGILVVSAADGPMPQTREHILLSRQVGVPYLVVFLNKCDMVDDEELLELVEMEVRDLLSEYDFPGDDVPVIKGSALKALEGEAEWEEKIIELMNAVDEYIPTPERDTEKPFMMPVEDVFSITGRGTVATGRVERGQVKVGDVIDIIGLTEEPKSTTVTGVEMFRKLLDYAEAGDNIGALLRGVARDDIQRGQVLAKPGTITPHTKFKAEVYVLSKEEGGRHTPFFTNYRPQFYFRTTDVTGICNLPEGVEMVMPGDNVEMSVELIAPIAIEEGTKFSIREGGRTVGAGVVATIVE
- the rpsG gene encoding 30S ribosomal protein S7 — translated: MPRKGPVTKRDVLPDPLYNSKLVTRLVNRIMIDGKRGKAQSVLYNAFDLIKERSGNDAMEVFEQALKNIMPVLEVKARRVGGANYQVPVEVRPDRRTTLGLRWLVNYARLRGEKTMEERLANEILDAANNTGAAVKKREDTHKMAEANKAFAHYRW
- the rplV gene encoding 50S ribosomal protein L22 yields the protein MQQSKAVARTVRIAPRKARLVLDLIRGKQVGEAVAILNHTPKAASPIIEKVLKSAVANAEHNYEMDINSLVVSEAYANEGPTLKRFRPRAMGRASAINKRTSHITIILTEKKEG
- the fusA gene encoding elongation factor G, translated to MAREFSLANTRNIGIMAHIDAGKTTTTERVLYYTGRIHKIGETHEGASQMDWMEQEQERGITITSAATTAQWKGHRVNIIDTPGHVDFTVEVERSLRVLDGAVAVLDAQSGVEPQTETVWRQATTYGVPRVVFVNKMDKIGADFLYSVKTLHERLQANAHPIQLPIGAEDQFAGIIDLVEMNATFYGNDLGTDIQVGEIPEEYQDQANEYRESLVEAVAELDEELMERYLGGEEISNEELKAAIRKGTVNVDFYPVICGSAFKNKGVQKMLDAVIDYLPSPLDVPAIKGTLPDTDEEVTRESSDEGPFAALAFKVMTDPYVGKLTFFRVYSGTLSSGSYIQNSTKGKRERVGRILQMHANSREEISQVYAGDIAAAVGLKDTTTGDTLCDDKNLVILESMEFPEPVIQLSVEPKSKADQDKMTTALQKLQEEDPTFRAHTDAETGQTIIAGMGELHLDILVDRMKREFKVEANVGAPQVAYRETFRQGAKVEGKFARQSGGRGQFGHVWIEFEPNEEGKGFEFENKIVGGVVPREYVPAVQAGLEDAMQNGVLAGYPLVDVKAALVDGSYHDVDSSEMAFKVAASLALKNAVSKCSPVILEPVMKVEVVVPEEYMGDIMGQVTARRGRVEGMEARGNAQVVRAMIPLSEMFGYATALRSSTQGRGVFTMHFDHYEEVPKSVSEEIIKKNKGE
- the rplW gene encoding 50S ribosomal protein L23, with the protein product MKDPRDIIKRPVITERSTDLMSEKKYTFEVDVKANKTEVKDAIESIFGVKVEKVNIMNYKGKFKRVGRYSGLTNRRRKAIIKLTADSKEIELFEV
- the rplD gene encoding 50S ribosomal protein L4: MPKVALLNQSGSNVGEIELNDSVFGIEPNQHVLFEAVIMQRASLRQGTHKVKNRSEVAGGGRKPWRQKGTGRARQGSIRSPQWRGGGIVFGPTPRSYAYKLPKKVRRLAIKSALSSKVVDNSIVVLEDLALNAPKTKEMASVLKGLSVEKKALIVTADNNENVALSARNIPGVTVVTANGVNVLDVLNHDKLIMTKAAVQKVEEVLA
- the rplP gene encoding 50S ribosomal protein L16, translated to MLLPKRVKYRREHRGKMRGRAKGGTEVHFGEFGIQALEASWITNRQIEAARIAMTRYMKRGGKVWIKIFPSKPYTAKPLEVRMGSGKGAPEGWVAVVKPGKVMFEISGVSEEVAREALRLASHKLPIKTKFVKREEIGGESNES
- a CDS encoding 50S ribosomal protein L7ae-like protein — encoded protein: MSYDKVSQANEIIVGTKQSVKALLNNHVKEIVIAEDADDHVLHKVIQTAVQQQVPLIKVESMKKLGKACGIEVGAAAVAIIR